A single window of Pseudomonas lijiangensis DNA harbors:
- a CDS encoding biotin-independent malonate decarboxylase subunit beta has protein sequence MTDTARLLSQHSFIELGARQRARALLDEGSFRELIDPFARVMSPWLARQGVVPQADDGVVVAKGTVDGRPVVIAAIEGSFQGGSMGEVGGAKMAGALELAAEDNRKGIPTAAILLLETGGVRLQEANLGLAAIAEIHAAIVDLRQYQPVIGVVAGSVGCFGGMSIAAGLCSYLLVTQEARLGLNGPQVIEQEAGIEEYDSRDRPFIWSLTGGEQRFASELVDGFAADDVADIRQQVSGWLGDGVPAQHRSSQYDLFLQRLSRLDTTAQIDPQAVRNLYQGAKS, from the coding sequence ATGACTGATACCGCCCGTTTGCTGAGCCAGCACAGCTTTATCGAACTCGGTGCCCGTCAGCGTGCCCGAGCCTTGCTGGATGAGGGCAGCTTTCGCGAGCTGATTGATCCGTTTGCCCGTGTCATGTCGCCCTGGCTGGCACGTCAGGGTGTCGTGCCCCAGGCCGATGATGGGGTTGTGGTCGCCAAAGGCACCGTCGATGGACGCCCCGTGGTCATCGCGGCTATCGAAGGCAGTTTCCAGGGCGGCAGCATGGGTGAAGTGGGCGGCGCGAAAATGGCCGGCGCGCTGGAGCTGGCTGCCGAGGACAACCGCAAGGGCATTCCCACTGCTGCGATCCTGCTGCTGGAAACCGGTGGCGTGCGTTTGCAGGAAGCCAATCTGGGCCTGGCCGCGATTGCCGAGATTCATGCCGCGATTGTCGACCTGCGTCAGTACCAGCCGGTGATCGGTGTCGTGGCGGGCAGTGTCGGTTGTTTCGGCGGCATGTCCATCGCCGCTGGCCTGTGCAGTTATCTGCTGGTCACTCAGGAAGCTCGCCTGGGTCTGAATGGTCCGCAGGTGATCGAGCAGGAAGCGGGTATCGAAGAATACGATTCACGCGACCGGCCTTTTATCTGGAGCCTGACCGGTGGCGAACAACGTTTCGCCAGCGAGCTGGTGGACGGCTTTGCTGCTGACGATGTGGCGGATATCCGGCAGCAAGTCAGTGGCTGGCTCGGTGACGGCGTACCTGCCCAGCACCGCAGCAGCCAGTACGACCTGTTCCTGCAGCGTCTCTCGCGCCTGGACACCACGGCGCAGATCGACCCGCAGGCCGTGCGCAATCTCTATCAAGGAGCCAAGTCATGA
- a CDS encoding malonate decarboxylase subunit delta, with protein sequence METLSFEFPAGQPPTGRALVGCVGSGDLEVLLEPGLPGKLSIQVVTSVNGASARWQHLFERMFEGQTPPALSIDIHDFGATPGVVRLRLEQGFEEIGHD encoded by the coding sequence ATGGAAACCCTGTCTTTTGAATTTCCTGCCGGACAGCCGCCCACAGGCCGTGCGCTGGTGGGCTGTGTCGGTTCGGGCGACCTTGAAGTGCTGCTGGAGCCTGGCTTGCCGGGCAAGCTGTCGATTCAGGTGGTGACTTCGGTCAACGGTGCCTCGGCACGCTGGCAGCATCTGTTCGAGCGCATGTTCGAGGGCCAGACACCGCCCGCGCTGAGTATCGATATTCACGATTTCGGGGCGACACCGGGCGTGGTGCGTCTGCGTCTGGAACAGGGTTTCGAGGAGATCGGCCATGACTGA